AAGAGCACGGCGCCAGCGTGACACGGTACCAGAAGCCCACGTTCGCGAAACCGGCGCCCGTCGATCTACGCCAAGAGATCGCGACCCACTGTGACGCCGTCATCGAGGCCCTCGCCGACTGAGGGAGCTGCACGTCGTGCAGTGTGCACGACACGGTAGATCTGGAAGACCGCGGTGTCCCCACTGTCTTCGTCGCGACCGAGCCGTTCGTCGATGGCGCCGAAGCGCAGGCGAAGGCGCTCGGCGCGGATCCCGTCAGGGTTTTCCTGCCTCATCCGATTCAGGATCGCACCGACGATGAAATTCGGAGCCTCGCTCGAGAAGCTACCGAGCGAATCGTCGCCGGTCTCGTGAGCCGCCCCTGAGACGGCCAACAACGACCGCGCGCTCGAAGTGCCACCTGGATGCAATCATCCACTCCACCTTGCGCAGCCAGCCGCCTGCGCCAAAAGGGCACTCGCGTCGAACCGCGTTTGTGCCACAACCCACCTGTGCCGGCAGGTCGGAGTCAGTTCGGGTTCCGTCACATCGATTTGTATGTTCCCTTCGCAATGGCTAAATTCTCCCGATGTCACTCGCCGCCGGAACCCGCCTCGGCCCGTACGAGATCGGCGCTCCCATCGGCAAGGGAGGCATGGGCGAGGTCTATCGCGCGCGTGATACCAAGCTCGGGCGCGATGTTGCGGTCAAAGTTCTCCCCGAGCCGTTTGCCGAAGACGAAGAGCGCATGGCACGCTTCCAGCGCGAAGCGCGCGTGCTCGCGTCGCTGAACCACCCCAACATCGCCGCCGTGTACGGTCTCGAAGAGTCCGAGCGCGTGCACTTTCTCGTGATGGAGCTCGTGCCCGGCGAGAGCCTGGCGGGCAAGATTCTCAATGGGCCGTTGTCCGTCGATGAAGCGACACGGATCGTGCATCAGCTCATCGACGGGCTCGAAGCGGCGCACGAGAGCGGTGTGGTGCATCGGGACCTGAAGCCGGCGAACGCGCAAATCACGCCCGACGGGAACGTGAAGATCCTCGACTTTGGGCTCGCCAAAGTGGAGAGCGGAGCGGCGGAAGCGACGGATATCTCGCTGTCGCCGACGATGACGCGGGACGCGACCCAGGCGGGGATGATTCTCGGCACCGCGCCGTACATGAGCCCGGAGCAGGCGCGCGGTCTTCCCGTCGACAAACGGAGCGATATCTTTTCCTTCGGCTGCGTCGTCTTCGAGATGCTCACGGGGCAGAAGGCGTTTCGAGGCGATCTCGTCTCCGACGTCATGGCGGCGGTGATCAAGAGCGAGCCAGACTGGTCGCTCCTGCCGCGTCCCGCTGAGAATTTCAAACCACTCCTCCAGGCTTGCCTCGAAAAGGAACCGAAGCGCCGGCTCCGCGATATCGGAGATGCGCGCCTCGAGCTCGAGCGTGCCATCCACCCACCGAGTGTCGACGCCGCTCCCTCTCGGGTAGCCGCGAGACTGGCAGGAGCGCTGGCCGCTTTCGCGGTGGCGGTCGGTGCCGGCGTGGTCGGTTGGATGACGAGGGGAGCGCCGAGTGAGTCTAGAGGCGTCTTGCGTTTCCAAATCGATGCCGCCACGGTATT
This genomic interval from Vicinamibacteria bacterium contains the following:
- a CDS encoding UGSC family (seleno)protein gives rise to the protein MSNRSDPRTLLDPTSERRPSLRQRAARIDSIEGHTIGLLDISKPKGNVFLDEIEQALKEHGASVTRYQKPTFAKPAPVDLRQEIATHCDAVIEALADUGSCTSCSVHDTVDLEDRGVPTVFVATEPFVDGAEAQAKALGADPVRVFLPHPIQDRTDDEIRSLAREATERIVAGLVSRP